A window from Argopecten irradians isolate NY chromosome 3, Ai_NY, whole genome shotgun sequence encodes these proteins:
- the LOC138319281 gene encoding galactose mutarotase-like — protein sequence MMNTSSITKDIFGKTKDGNDVHRYTFTNKNKITIRVLDYGCIITDILVPDKNGEVKDISLGFDDMEGYLTRSPYCGAVCGRVANRIAKGKFSMDGQDFQLALNDVANSCFLHGGVTGFDKVIWDTTVNDDRLILRYVSADNEEGFPGEVNTTVSYQLSDDNVFSIEYTATTTKATPINLTSHAYFNLAGQGTANLDGHVLQILADHHTPMTAHHIPTGEIAPVSGTPVDFRKPVSLSDKRKELCDGQGFNLSFCVGEKGKLKQVARLEHVPSGRTLDVCTTEPGLQCYNSSELTPTVGKGQVTYQQFSAVCLEAQNYPDCVNNSNFPNSILRPGEQYRQTTTYTFGILS from the exons ATGATGAACACCAGCTCCATCACCAAGGACATATTTGGAAAGACCAAAGATGGAAACGATGTACACAG GTACACGTTCACCAACAAGAACAAGATCACCATCCGGGTCCTTGATTACGGCTGTATCATCACAGACATACTTGTTCCGGACAAGAACGGGGAAGTCAAGGACATCAGCCTCGGTTTCGACGATATGGAAG GTTATCTCACACGGTCTCCTTACTGTGGTGCTGTCTGTGGTCGGGTGGCGAACCGGATAGCCAAAGGAAAGTTCTCAATGGATGGACAAGACTTCCAACTAGCGCTTAATGATGTCGCCAACTCTTGCTTTCTCCACGGAGGTGTCACGGGGTTCGACAAG GTAATTTGGGACACAACTGTGAATGATGATCGTCTGATACTGCGGTATGTCAGTGCAGACAACGAAGAGGGCTTTCCAGGGGAGGTAAACACGACAGTATCGTACCAACTGTCTGACGACAATGTGTTTTCTATCGAATACACCGCCACAACAACAAAGGCCACACCCATCAACCTCACGAGCCACGCCTACTTCAATCTCGCTGGTCAG GGAACGGCAAATCTTGACGGTCACGTGTTACAGATACTGGCAGACCACCACACCCCAATGACAGCCCACCATATCCCTACAG GTGAGATAGCTCCTGTATCCGGAACCCCGGTGGATTTCCGTAAGCCCGTGTCTCTTAGTGACAAGAGGAAAGAACTTTGTGATGGTCAGGGATTCAACCTCAGCTTTTGTGTTGGTGAGAAGGGCAAACTCAAGCAGGTCGCTAG ACTTGAACATGTCCCATCAGGACGAACTTTAGATGTGTGTACAACGGAGCCGGGTCTACAGTGCTACAACTCCAGTGAGCTGACTCCTACTGTAGGCAAAGGCCAAGTTACTTATCAACAGTTTTCTGCAGTTTGTTTGGAGGCTCAAAACTACCCTGACTGCGTCAATAAC AGTAACTTCCCTAACTCCATACTGCGACCAGGGGAACAATACCGACAGACAACCACGTACACATTTGGAATTCTATCTTAA